One genomic region from Devosia neptuniae encodes:
- a CDS encoding PhzF family phenazine biosynthesis protein has translation MSPQSSSAALVAGLIDVFADTALSGNPLAVVEGADNLSDAQMRRIAGEFNQAETTFVMQSDRGDLKLRSFTAAGVEVGGAGHNALGAWLWLAEDGKLGPIEAPRTFQQEIGGEVLPIELRRVDGRIVGRMKQSTLKLGPALTDLAPLTAALGLSCEDVLSEPAARVADTGVAHLLVRLADISAVDRAEPSARGLLKVLAAASAEGCYVYALDGAAPSRAYARFFNPSVGLWEDAATGTAAGPLAAYLASESMISGAIEIEQGTKMGRRSILRVSLASEPEVSGAGIIVMRGRLSI, from the coding sequence GTGTCCCCGCAATCGAGCAGTGCAGCCTTGGTCGCCGGCCTCATTGACGTGTTCGCCGACACCGCATTAAGCGGCAATCCTCTGGCCGTCGTGGAAGGTGCCGATAACCTGTCCGACGCGCAGATGCGCCGGATCGCCGGTGAGTTCAATCAGGCCGAAACCACCTTCGTCATGCAGAGCGATCGGGGCGACCTCAAGCTCCGCTCCTTCACGGCCGCCGGGGTCGAAGTGGGCGGGGCCGGTCACAACGCGCTCGGTGCGTGGCTGTGGTTGGCTGAGGACGGCAAGCTGGGGCCGATCGAGGCCCCGCGAACCTTCCAGCAGGAGATTGGCGGCGAAGTGCTGCCCATCGAGCTTCGCCGGGTAGACGGGCGGATTGTTGGGCGCATGAAGCAGTCCACATTGAAGCTGGGACCGGCGCTGACCGACCTGGCACCGCTTACTGCGGCCCTGGGCCTGTCCTGCGAGGATGTGCTATCCGAGCCTGCTGCGCGCGTCGCCGATACCGGCGTGGCGCATCTGCTGGTCCGCCTTGCCGACATATCAGCCGTCGATCGGGCGGAACCATCCGCCAGGGGATTGCTGAAGGTACTCGCCGCCGCCTCGGCGGAGGGTTGCTATGTCTACGCCCTCGATGGCGCCGCACCGAGCCGCGCCTATGCAAGATTCTTCAACCCCTCGGTGGGCTTGTGGGAAGACGCCGCCACCGGCACTGCCGCCGGGCCGCTTGCTGCCTATCTGGCAAGTGAGAGCATGATCTCGGGCGCGATCGAGATCGAGCAGGGCACTAAGATGGGACGGCGGAGCATTCTGCGCGTCAGCCTTGCTTCCGAGCCTGAAGTTTCGGGTGCCGGCATCATCGTGATGCGCGGCAGGCTATCCATCTGA
- a CDS encoding LysR family transcriptional regulator, protein MRPSVESLRIFEMCVRVGSFAAAADRLALTPAAVSLRIRTLEAELGQDLFTRVSRRVVPTPAAMTLASQVRRALDGVNDALNEFHAAVAPLRVTVPATFASRWLAPRLSGYRAPGGAAIELDISSDLRDPNAFDVAIRTGRGGWDQLDEYPLMPLDVTPMVAPRLLVSQTLAAPEDLTKFDLLPHPDWGKWFARTERPMPSGLRFAAVDYSLFELIANAAVAGEGVGLLSPTLFRPLLDDGLLVAPLPTVLKGPDWYFALIQEGDQRPAPRDFCGWLLEQMRQTPVP, encoded by the coding sequence ATTCGGCCTTCAGTTGAATCGCTTCGGATTTTCGAGATGTGCGTCCGCGTCGGCAGCTTTGCCGCCGCAGCGGACCGTTTGGCGCTGACGCCCGCCGCTGTCAGCCTGCGCATTCGCACGCTTGAAGCAGAACTTGGCCAAGACTTGTTCACGCGGGTCAGCCGGCGGGTCGTGCCCACGCCAGCCGCCATGACTCTGGCAAGCCAGGTTCGGCGTGCACTGGATGGCGTCAACGATGCTCTGAACGAATTTCACGCTGCGGTTGCCCCCTTGCGTGTAACGGTGCCAGCGACATTTGCATCCCGTTGGCTGGCGCCTCGATTATCGGGCTATCGCGCGCCCGGGGGTGCTGCCATCGAACTCGACATTTCGTCAGACCTGCGTGATCCCAATGCCTTCGATGTTGCCATCCGGACGGGACGGGGAGGATGGGACCAACTTGACGAATATCCCCTCATGCCGCTCGACGTCACACCAATGGTCGCACCCAGGCTGCTTGTCTCACAGACACTGGCGGCGCCGGAGGACCTCACGAAATTTGACCTCTTGCCCCACCCCGATTGGGGCAAGTGGTTCGCAAGAACCGAGCGGCCCATGCCCAGCGGCCTGCGCTTCGCCGCCGTGGACTACTCGCTCTTTGAGCTCATCGCCAATGCCGCGGTGGCCGGCGAGGGCGTAGGATTGCTGTCGCCGACGCTCTTCCGGCCGCTACTGGACGATGGACTGCTCGTTGCGCCCTTGCCCACAGTACTGAAAGGGCCTGACTGGTATTTTGCCCTGATCCAGGAAGGTGACCAGCGCCCGGCACCTCGCGACTTCTGTGGCTGGCTCCTCGAACAGATGCGGCAGACGCCTGTTCCATGA
- a CDS encoding MFS transporter, with protein sequence MIFASPAARLYTVFFAASLTLGNWYPRIADVQERLALDSVSLGQSLAGLPFGIMLGFSLLARAVHRFGFRRTFAIGAPVMAFSLVTAALAPSAPVLFFSLMAAGAAQGALGIPGNVEANRMEAALGRPILVRGHGFWSLATLVGGAMAAAFRGWGVEPVLHFVVVLPVSLLLLWLGLKEFSASPERDDEETASAPILVLPTRAIFGLFLAGGVVLYLDSAASDWSGILMRDALGAGAILSGLALAAWALGQTSGRLIHPTLAARVAQTPMALAFLGTAAIGVGVIAVSASVPITILGFVLLGFGTSSMLPLALSAAARLAERAPAASVASLSQLAFLVSVLSPPVIGWVVGATDIRIAFLLGLALLAVSAAIVITRRPFA encoded by the coding sequence ATGATTTTCGCTTCCCCCGCCGCCCGCTTATATACGGTGTTCTTCGCTGCCAGCCTAACTCTGGGCAACTGGTATCCCCGCATCGCAGACGTACAGGAACGGCTGGCTCTCGACAGTGTGTCACTAGGCCAGAGTCTTGCCGGTCTGCCATTCGGCATTATGCTCGGCTTCTCGCTCCTTGCCAGAGCGGTGCACCGTTTCGGTTTCCGTCGCACCTTTGCCATCGGTGCGCCGGTGATGGCATTTTCGCTGGTCACGGCCGCACTGGCTCCGTCCGCCCCTGTTCTGTTCTTTTCGCTCATGGCTGCAGGGGCCGCACAAGGCGCTCTCGGCATACCTGGCAATGTCGAAGCCAACCGGATGGAGGCGGCTCTGGGTCGACCGATACTAGTGCGCGGACACGGGTTCTGGAGCCTTGCCACACTTGTTGGCGGCGCCATGGCCGCGGCATTTCGAGGGTGGGGTGTCGAACCGGTCCTGCACTTTGTGGTCGTACTGCCAGTTTCGCTCCTCCTCCTCTGGTTGGGACTAAAGGAGTTTTCGGCATCGCCGGAGCGCGACGACGAGGAAACCGCGTCGGCACCGATCTTAGTCCTGCCAACGCGCGCGATCTTTGGCCTGTTCCTGGCTGGCGGGGTGGTGCTTTATCTTGACAGCGCGGCTTCGGATTGGTCCGGCATTTTGATGCGAGATGCTTTGGGTGCTGGCGCCATTCTCTCTGGCCTTGCGCTTGCGGCGTGGGCGCTGGGACAAACCAGCGGGCGGTTAATTCATCCAACTCTCGCCGCTCGGGTTGCCCAGACTCCTATGGCACTGGCTTTTCTTGGCACAGCAGCGATTGGCGTCGGCGTGATTGCAGTTTCCGCAAGTGTGCCGATTACTATTCTCGGCTTCGTTCTATTGGGTTTCGGCACCAGTTCGATGCTGCCTTTGGCACTCTCTGCCGCTGCACGGCTGGCAGAGCGTGCGCCCGCCGCCAGTGTCGCATCGCTATCGCAACTGGCATTCCTCGTTTCGGTGCTGTCGCCGCCCGTCATCGGTTGGGTGGTTGGAGCCACCGACATACGGATAGCGTTCCTGCTTGGTCTGGCGCTGCTTGCGGTTAGCGCCGCAATTGTGATCACACGCCGGCCATTTGCGTGA
- a CDS encoding winged helix-turn-helix transcriptional regulator, translating to MNDSIPIQTRPRRRAERTGCAVEVTLSVIGGLWKPVILFHLLNGKLRFNALCRMVPNATARMVTLQLRELERDGVINRIVYPEVPPRVEYELTDLGRSLEPVLLSMRNWGAGFAGIEQTDPNCQ from the coding sequence ATGAATGATAGCATCCCAATCCAAACCCGCCCACGTCGACGTGCCGAACGCACCGGATGCGCCGTGGAGGTGACGCTCTCGGTCATTGGAGGGTTGTGGAAGCCGGTGATCTTGTTTCACCTGCTCAATGGCAAATTGCGCTTCAATGCCCTGTGTCGCATGGTCCCCAACGCAACTGCGCGCATGGTGACGCTCCAGTTGCGAGAGCTGGAGCGGGATGGGGTCATCAATCGCATTGTCTATCCGGAAGTGCCGCCGCGAGTGGAATATGAGCTGACCGATCTGGGCCGTTCGCTTGAGCCGGTTCTCCTCAGCATGCGCAACTGGGGTGCTGGCTTTGCCGGCATTGAGCAAACCGATCCGAATTGTCAGTAA
- a CDS encoding NADPH:quinone reductase, producing the protein MKAAWYSKNGPAREVLEIGDLLDPTPGPGEVLVRVRASGVNPSDTKSRGGRGMAFPQIVPNQDGAGEIVGVGSPELESRIGERVWFYESTLGRWNGSAAEFTTLPAYKAVRLPDGVSFEEGACLGIPAMTAWRCVFADGPVDGKVVLVSGGAGAVGRYAIQFAKLGGARVIATVGNAEAAASASGAGADLVLNRHVDDLATAIAGFTGDANGRGVDRFVEVAFGANLELIVKTISPNGVVASYASDAVPEPKLPFWPLVMLDVTIRFVLVYVMPKQAHLEAAEAINSALEAKQLTHLIGRTLPLASIVEAHEAVERGDLGKTILVLP; encoded by the coding sequence ATGAAAGCTGCCTGGTACTCAAAAAATGGCCCCGCTCGCGAGGTTCTTGAAATCGGCGACTTGCTGGATCCGACCCCTGGTCCCGGCGAAGTTCTGGTTCGCGTTCGTGCCTCGGGCGTCAACCCGTCCGATACCAAGAGTCGCGGTGGTCGCGGCATGGCCTTTCCGCAGATCGTTCCCAATCAGGATGGCGCTGGAGAAATTGTCGGCGTCGGCTCTCCCGAACTCGAGAGCCGTATCGGCGAACGCGTCTGGTTCTACGAATCCACGCTGGGCCGCTGGAACGGCTCGGCCGCCGAATTCACGACCTTACCGGCATACAAGGCAGTGCGCCTGCCGGATGGCGTGAGCTTTGAGGAAGGTGCCTGTTTGGGTATTCCGGCTATGACCGCCTGGCGCTGCGTGTTTGCCGACGGTCCAGTCGATGGCAAGGTTGTTCTGGTTTCGGGCGGCGCCGGGGCCGTCGGTCGGTACGCAATCCAGTTCGCCAAGCTGGGCGGCGCCAGGGTCATTGCCACGGTTGGTAATGCGGAAGCCGCGGCATCAGCATCGGGGGCGGGCGCGGACCTTGTCCTCAATCGTCATGTCGACGACTTGGCAACGGCAATAGCCGGCTTCACAGGCGACGCCAATGGCCGTGGCGTGGACCGCTTTGTTGAAGTCGCGTTCGGCGCCAATCTTGAGCTGATCGTCAAAACGATCTCGCCGAATGGTGTCGTCGCCAGCTATGCCAGCGATGCGGTGCCCGAGCCAAAGCTTCCGTTCTGGCCCCTGGTGATGCTCGACGTCACCATACGCTTTGTGCTGGTTTACGTGATGCCCAAGCAGGCCCATCTGGAAGCGGCCGAGGCCATCAATTCGGCGCTTGAGGCAAAGCAGCTGACGCATCTGATTGGCCGAACGTTGCCGCTTGCCTCCATCGTGGAGGCACATGAAGCCGTAGAGCGCGGAGATCTGGGCAAGACGATTTTGGTCCTACCATAA